Proteins co-encoded in one Maylandia zebra isolate NMK-2024a linkage group LG16, Mzebra_GT3a, whole genome shotgun sequence genomic window:
- the LOC105941334 gene encoding uncharacterized protein LOC105941334, which translates to MHKKVAPYPGKISVVFRKGPLGYLLQDPSKEARRIKNDPKRQHKSAPVREDVVRQNALTVVYQRGGDASDMKEVQGQYILQFGKYKGKSFWWLLGNDVGYTMCLIKDLQKQEAAGTSVEEGHSKESLHSFVQYALSFAEIKTLLNYEASRVSVAAEVSEDDQLVGVGSRAKSTWKEIWDGRGDSYADFIMRKSCSQGTDA; encoded by the coding sequence ATGCACAAGAAAGTTGCGCCATATCCAGGGAAAATCTCTGTGGTGTTCCGCAAGGGGCCACTTGGATACCTTCTCCAGGACCCGTCAAAAGAAGCTCGACGGATTAAAAATGACCCCAAACGTCAGCACAAGTCTGCACCTGTGAGGGAGGACGTTGTACGTCAGAATGCTCTGACTGTCGTCTATCAGAGAGGAGGGGATGCGTCTGACATGAAGGAAGTGCAGGGACAGTACATCCTGCAGTTTGGAAAGTATAAAGGGAAATCTTTCTGGTGGCTTCTGGGGAATGATGTCGGATACACCATGTGCCTGATCAAAGATCTCCAGAAGCAAGAGGCTGCAGGGACCTCTGTGGAAGAAGGGCATAGCAAGGAGAGCTTGCATTCATTTGTACAGTATGCCCTCAGCTTTGCAGAGATAAAGACTCTTCTGAACTACGAGGCCAGCAGAGTGAGTGTTGCTGCAGAAGTCTCTGAGGATGATCAGCTGGTTGGCGTTGGCTCACGAGCCAAGAGCACCTGGAAGGAGATTTGGGACGGCAGAGGTGACAGCTATGCAGACTTTATCATGAGGAAGAGCTGCAGTCAAGGCACAGATGCATAA